From Anaerococcus urinomassiliensis:
AAGCTCTTTTGGCAATGTTTGGAGCATTAACTACAAATTTAATTGTATTCTCATTTAAGTTTGTTTTTTCAATTATTCTAGCCATGTTGCCTCCTGTTATAATAATAACAAATCATACTTGTATTTTCAACTTTAGTAAATAGTAGATTAAAATGGTAAGGTATTAATATTGGAAAAATTTATTAAGGAGGCCAAATGAAGGAAAAATCATATTCTAATAAAAATTTGATAAAATGATTCTTACCTTATTATAGACCTTACAAAAAAATATTAGCAGCAGATCTATTTGCATCTGCTTTAACAACAGTCTCAGGACTGGTTTTACCACTTTTACTATCTTATCTAACAGATTGGGCTCAAGTGGGTCTACTTGATGCACATAGGGTAGTCAAAGTTGGAATTATTTTTGTGATAACAAAGATAGTTGAGGTTGCTGCGAGATACTTTATGCAATCATTGGGTCATATAATGGGAGCTAAGATTGAACGCGATATGAGAAAGGATGTATTTAACCATCTATTGACCATGGACACAGAGTTTTTTAATGAAGCTCGCATTGGTTCATTGATGAGTAGGCTTACAACAGACTTATTTGACATAACAGAGTTTTCTCACCACGTGCCGGAAGAAATATTAGTAGGTCTAATCAAATTAGTCCTATCTTTTATAGTCTTATTAACTATAAATTGGAAACTTGCTCTTATAATCTATGCAATTATTCCAATAATGTTCGTAGTTTCTGGTAGCAAACGCAGGGATTTTAGGAAAGCTACATTAAATGTAAAAAGGCAAATCGGGGAGATTAACTCAGGGGTAGAGGATACCTTACTTGGAATTTCTGTTGTTAAATCTTTTGCCAATGAAGAAATAGAAAAGAATAAGTTTAAAACTAACAATGATAAATTTGTCGATATAAAAAAGGATAGATATTTTGACATGGCAGGTTTCTTCATGATAAATGAAGCTTTTTCTGGTTTCATGTATGCCATATTAATATTTGTTGGCGGAATGTTTGTAGTAAATGATTATATAAGTCCGGGAGATCTTGTTGCATTTACTATGTATTTAAATATGTTAATAGCAACTATTGAAAGGCTTATAAACTTTACAGATGTTTACCAAGCTGGCTCTACAGGTATTGAAAGATTTGTAGAAGTCATGGATTTGAAAAACAATATATATGACCACGATAGTGCAGAAGAATTAGAAGATGTGCGTGGTGAGATAGAATTTAAAAATGTTTATTTCAAATATCCAGAGACAAGAGAAAACGAACCATATGTACTAGAAGATATAAACTTCTCAGTAGATGTAGGAGAAAATATTGCCCTAGTTGGTCCATCTGGTGCAGGAAAAACTACTATTTCTAAATTGATACCTAGATTTTATGATATAGAATCTGGATCTATTACCCTTGATGGCAAAGATATCAGAGACTTAACCCTAGAATCATTGAGAGATAATATAGGAATTGTTCAACAGGATGTCTATCTCTTTGGTGGCACGGTAAAAGAAAATATTAGATATGGTAAAGATGATGCTACAGATCAAGAGATAGAAAGAGCAGCAGAACTAGCTGGAGCAACAGAGTTTATCAAGGATTTACCATATGGATATGACACCCACATAGGTGAACGTGGAGTCAAACTTTCTGGTGGTCAGAAACAAAGAATCTCAATAGCTAGAGTCTTTCTCAAAAACCCACCAATCCTCATACTTGACGAAGCGACTAGTGCCCTTGATAACAAGAGCGAGGCCATAGTACAGAAATCCCTAGAACTACTATCAAAGGGCAGAACAACTATAACAATTGCCCATAGACTTTCTACTATAAAAAACGCTGATGAAATCTTAGTATTAACCTACGAGGGAATTGTCGAACGTGGTAGCCACAAAAATCTTCTTGATAAAAAAGGCATTTACTATAATCTATATAATAGTAACAATGAAGAATTATTTGGCTAAATATAAGTTATAATAGTTTACTAAAATATAAAATCTTTGATATAATCAAATTGAATGGAGATTTTGCTATGAAAATATTAGGAAAAATTATACATGGCTTAGCCACGGGACTAGGAACTATTTTTAATGTTTTAATCAATATAATGAATGTAATTGTAGTTACTTTTGAAGGGATTAGGCAATTATTATTTGGGATTTTTATTATTGGATGTTCCACTATATTCATATTTCCAATAATTCCTCTTATGCTTCCCAAAGATGTGACTTACTTCATATTAGCTGTAATATTTATACCTATTCTAGGACCAAAGTTTATATCCTTACTAAGATATATGAACTATACACTGACAGAATGGATGTATGATAGGGCAGATTCAATGATTACTGGTAAAAAAGTTGGTTATGAAAGTATCTCTGACTATTCTAACAAGTATAAGTACGAACAAGAACAAGCTAGAAGACGTGCCCAAGAAGAAGCGGCTCGTCGCCAACAAGAGGAGATGAACCGCAGATTCGAAGAGTTTGCCAGAAATTTTGGTGGTTATTCTAGAACTTATTATCAGAATACAAACCAAAACTATAATCAAGGTTATGGTGGATTTAATGGACCAAACGATATTGGATTTAAAGAAAAATATGAAAGAGCTTGTAATACCCTGGGACTTGCTTATGATACTGACATCTACCAAGTTAAGTTAAATTATAGGAAATTAGCCAAGAAATATCACCCAGATATCAATAAAAACCCAGATGCAACGGAGAAATTTACTAAAGTTAACGATGCTTACGAATTTTTAACAGAAGAAAATATTAAAAAATACAAGCAAAATTATATGTAAAGGAAGGCTTATGACATCAGAAAATATAACTTCAATTCACGATGCAGTCATCCTTTCGGAGCTGGCTGCAGAAGCAGGCGCTATTATGCTAGCAAATGGGGCAGAAATTTATAGGGTTGAAGATACAGTCGAGCGCATCATCAGATCGCAAGAGTCTATAAGGGATGTGGATGTTTTTTCTTCTTTTAATGTAATAATTATTTCTTTTTCATACAAAGGAGAAATTCATTCCAATATGAGAAGAGTAAAAACAAGGTCTAATAATTTGCATTATGTGGACAAAGTCAATACTTTTTCTAGAGAATTTTCTCAAGGGATGTACACTTTAGAAGAGGCTTTGCTAGAAATAAGAAATATTAAGAAGTCTGAAGGAACCAAAGTCTCACTAAAGGTACTCGGAGCAACTTTAGCAGCTGGAGCGTATTCAATCCTACTTGGAGCTGGAATGGCAGAGATTTTATCGTCATTTATTGTTGGATTTTTAGGATATGAGTTTTCACTAATATTAGAAAAAAACAAGCTAAATTATTTTGTTGTACATTTTTTCTATGGGATTTTTGTATCACTTTTAACTATAATTATAAACTCATTTTTACCTCTAAGTATAGATGTTGTTATAATCAGTTCTATGATGGCCTTTGTACCTGGAATTATGATTACAAATGCAGTTAGAGATCTTATGAGTGGAGATGCTACAAGTGGAATGACTGGCTCTGTAATGGCAATATTAATATCAACAGCACTTGCCCTAGGAGTAGCTGTTCCGATTGGAATATTAGGATTGGTGAAATAAATGAGATATATAATTGAATTTGTAGTTAGTATTTTCTCGTCAATAGGTTTTGGATTAGTATTTTCTATGCCCAAAAGAGCACTTTTAGTATCAGGAATAAATGGCGGAATTGGTTGGATAATCTACAAACTTGTACTAAACACAACATCAAGTATCTATGTAGCAAGCTTTCTTTCAGCCTTAGTCATAGCCAGCATATCAGAAATTCAAGCCAGAAAGTTCAAATTTCCAGCATCAATATTTATAATCCCTGGAGTAATAAACCTTTGTCCAGGAGAAGCAATATATAACACCATGAGATTTTTTATAAATAATCAAAACCAAAATGCTATTGCAAGCTTTTATAAATCAGTAGCAATAGCTGGAGCTTTAGCCTTTGGAGTGCTATTAGCAAGTTCCCTATCAACATCAATGAAAAAATTTAGGATAAGAGGAACAAAAAGAACAGATTACTTAAAGGAGACATGATGATTAAAGAAATATATCTAGCAGGAGGATGTTTCTGGGGGGTAGAAGCCTATTTTAAACAAGTAGATGGTGTAGTTGATACAGAAGTAGGCTATGCAAATGGCAGAACTGAAGACACAAACTATCAAAAGGTTGCCCTAACGGACCACGCGGAAACAGTTCATATTAAATATGATGATGAAATTACAAGCCTAGAAAAACTTTTGGAGTATCTATACTATATAATAGATCCATTTTCAGTAAACAAACAAGGAAATGATATAGGTCGCCAATATAGAACAGGGGTCTACTCAAAAGATATTACGGATTTAGAAAAGGCAAAAGACTTTATAAAAAATAAGCAAGAGAAGGCTGACAAAGAAATAAGAGTTGAAGTAGAAGAGCTAAAAAATTTTGTAATAGCAGAAGACTACCACCAAGATTACTTAGACAAAAACCCAAGAGGATATTGCCATATAAATCTAAATGATAGACCCAATTTCATCTAAAAATTATAAAGGTGCACATGTGTGCATCTTTTTTTATAAAAAATATTAAAAAAAGTGTTGACAAGATAAAAATACCATGGTATTATATATCTTGTCGTTAACAAGCGACGATGAACCAGATAGTTAAAATAAACTATCTACATTTAAATAGTAATTAAACTTTAAGCAATTAATTTGAGTAACCTTAACAATGAACGTTTATATAATAAACGGACAAATTTAAATCACGCATTGATTTTAGATCAGTGTAAATGAGAAGAGCTTGAATCAAAAGCTCTCATAAATATTTTTCATGAGAGTTTGATCCTGGCTCAGGATTAACGCTGGCGGCGTGCATAACACATGCAAGTCGAACGATGAAACTTAAATGAATTCTTCGGAATGATTTTAAATGGATTAGTGGCGAACGGGTGAGTAACGCGTGAGTAACCTGCCTTACACAAGGGGATAGCCTCTGGAAACGGAGAATAATACCCTATGACATTAATACTTCGCATGAAGTATTAATCAAAGTGTTAGCGGTGTAAGATGGACTTGCGTCTGATTAGCTAGTTGGTGAGATAACAGCCCACCAAGGCAACGATCAGTAGCCGGCTTGAGAGAGTGTACGGCCACATTGGGACTGAGACACGGCCCAGACTCCTACGGGAGGCAGCAGTGGGGAATTTTGCACAATGGGGGCAACCCTGATGCAGCGACGCCGCGTGATTTAGAAGGCCTTCGGGTTGTAAAAATCTTTTGTATAGGAAGAAAATGACAGTACTATACGAATAAGGTCCGGCTAATTACGTGCCAGCAGCCGNAGAGAAATCCAATGGGGGTACGCTCCCATTGGAAAGGAAACGATATGTTGTTTCCTAACTATATAGAAACAAATTAATTGGTACCTATTAATTGCTTGGACCTGTAGCTCAGGTGGTTAGAGCGCACGCCTGATAAGCGTGAGGTCGGTAGTTCGAGTCTACTCAGGTCCACCATAATGACCTATCCCAATTTTGCATAGCAAAATTGATGGAAGGTCAGACGTCAAAATTAGCCTGTGCGGCTGATGGAGCGCTTTCAAAGCTTCAAAGAAACTTTGTCAGCAAGCCGACGCATATCGTAGCTACTAGCAAGCCTAGTTAGCTACACAAATTACTATTTAAAAATATATGAACCACCTAACAGAGGAAAGGAAAGTACAAACAAAGTACTAGCGTATTTTTGCCTCTGATATCTAAAGATATCAGAAATCAAAAAGATTCGAAATCAAAGATTTTGAACTCTAAACTAGCCTGTCCGGCTGATGGAGGACTCTCCATGAAATGGTCGCAGGACGAAGTCCGAGAAAGTTAGGCACACAACTAAATAGCAAACAATATTTCCAGTCAAGAAAGAAAGGGCGCCAGGTGGATGCCTTGGCACATGAAGACGAAGAAGGACGTAAGTGAACGAAAACTAGGGTAAGCTCACAAAAAGCAATGACCCCTAGGACTCCGAATGGGGAAACCCGGCTGTGGAAGACACAGTCATCATTAAGTAAATACATAGCTTAATGAAGTAAGACCCTGCGAACTGAAACATCTAAGTAGCAGGAGGAAAAGAAAGAAAACTCGATTTTCCCAGTAGCGGCGAGCGAAAAGAAAACAGCCCAACCCAACAAGAAATATTTTAACCAGTCAAATCATTTGGGAAAATGAACCAAAGAAAGTGAAAGTCTTGTAGACAAAAGCTAAAATATTTTAGGGAGCAAGTAGCAGTGAACACGAGGAATTTGCTGTGAAGACAGGGGGCCCATCCCCTAAGGCTAAATACTAACATGTGACCGATAGCGAACAAGTACCGTGAGGGAAAGGTGAAAAGAACCCCGCAAGGGGAGTGAAAAAGAACCTGAAACCTAGTGCCTACAAGCAGAGAGAGCTCAAAAGAGTGATCTCGTACCTTTTGTAGAATGGGCCAGCGAGTTATCATACTAAGCAAGATTAAGCATCTAAGATGCGTAGTCCAAGCGAAAGCGAGTCTTAACAGGGCGGATAGTTTAATATGATAGACCCGAAACCGGGTGATCTATCCATGGTCAGAGTGAAGGTGAAGTAAAATTCACTGGAGGCTCGAACCGGGTACGGTTTAAAACGTATCGGATGAACTGTGGATAGGGGCGAAAAACCAAACGAACCCGGAGATAGCTGGTTCTCCTCGAAATAGCTTTAGGGCTAGCCTATGACCAAAGATTTAAGGAGGTAGAGCACTGAATGGCCTAGGGCGGCATACCGTACCAAAGCCTATCAAACTCCGAATGCCAAAAAATCAGGTCATGGAGTCAGACTTAGAGGGATAAGCTCCTAAGTCGAAAGGGAAAGAGCCCAGACCGACAGCTAAGGTCCCCAAATCTGGATTAAGTGGAAAAGGATGTGAACCTACCAAGACAACCAGGACGTTGGCTTAGAAGCAGCCATACATTCAAAGAATGCGTAATAGCTCACTGGTCAAGTGGGTTTGCGCCGAAAATAAACGGGGCTAAAATCCAGTACCGAAGCTTCGGATTGATAGAGAATTTAAATCTATTCACATAAAAGGAAACCATAAAAAAGGCAAAAGAAAAACTTAACTAGACTGAGAAATATAAAAGCAAAAAACAATCAAGATAAAACGAGTTATCAACTAATTAATTACGCAAAAATCACAAGTAAAAAGGTAAGTTGGTCTGCACTTTGACAAATCACTCCTCCCAAAGCCGGAGGGGCTAATTTTGAAACAGTGAGACATCTGACCTACCAACCAAAACAAGTTTTGGGGTTAGGTCATTAAAGAACTCAATTATCACCGAAACAGACATACGAAAGTATGGCTCTGGTTAAGCGTATTCAAAAACCAAAGTAATGGTTACTTATGTATAGATTTAAACTCTCTATCAGTGGTAGAGGAGCATTGTATTAGGGAAGAAGCCTAAGCGAAAGCAAGCGTGGACTTAATACAAGAGAGAATGCTGGCATGAGTAGCGAGAAGGAGAGTGAGAATCTCTCCCGTCGAAACCCTAAGGACTCCTGAGCAAGGCTCGTCCCCTCAGGGAAAGTCGGGACCTAAGGCGAGGCCGAAAGGCGTAGCCGATGGACAACAGGTTTAAATTCCTGTACCGCTTAAAGTCGTTAAAGAGAGATGTGATGACGCAAGAGGATAAGCTAGCTGCCCGATGGACGGCAGTCTAAGCACAAAGGCTTTTCAGTAGGCAAATCCGCTGATCAGCAGCCAATGTGTAATAGGCATCGAAAACATAAGTAGAGAAATAGCCGACTTCAAATTGCCAAGAAAAGTCACTATCAAGACCAAAGCGCCCGTACCAAAACCGACACAGGTAGGGAGGTAGAGAATACCAAGACGCGCGGAAGAACCTTTGTTAAGGAACTCGGCAAAATGTCCCCGTAACTTCGGGAGAAGGGGAGCCTGAGCGATCAGGCCACAGAAACCAGGCCCAAGCGACTGTTTACCAAAAACACAAGTTTCTGCAAAATCGAAAGATGACGTATAGGAGCTGACACCTGCCCGGTGCTGGAAGGTTAAGGGGAAGGCTTAGCTGTAAAGCGAAGGCTAGAACTTAAGCCCCAGTAAACGGCGGCCGTAACTATAACGGTCCTAAGGTAGCGAAATTCCTTGTCGGGTAAGTTCCGACCCGCACGAAAGGTGTAACGATTTGGGCACTGTCTCAACAAAGGATCCGGTGAAATTGTAGTAGTCGTGAAGATGCGACTTACCCACGCTAGGACGGAAAGACCCCGTGGAGCTTTACTGTAGGCTGATATTGGATTTTGAGATTAGACGTACAGGATAGTTGGGAGACTTAGAAACCTGCACGCCAGTGTAGGCAGAGTCACCCTTGGGATACCAACCCTCTAATATCAAAATTCTAACATTGACCCATGAATCTGGGCAATGGACATTGTCAGTTTGGCAGTTTGACTGGGGCGGTCGCCTCCCAAAAAGTAACGGAGGCGTTCAAAGGTTCGCTCAGAATGGACGGAAACCATTCGCAGAGTACAAAGGCACAAGCGAGCTTAACTGCGAGATATACAGATCAAGCAGAGTAGAAATACGGACTTAGTGATCCGGTGGCACCGCATGGAAGGGCCATCGCTCAACGGATAAAAGCTACCCCGGGGATAACAGGCTTATCTCCCCCAAGAGTCCACATCGACGGGGAGGTTTGGCACCTCGATGTCGGCTCGTCTCATCCTGGGGCTGAAGTAGGTCCCAAGGGTTGGGCTGTTCGCCCATTAAAGAGGCACGCGAGCTGGGTTCAGAACGTCGTGAGACAGTTCGGTCCCTATCCAGCGTGGGCGTAAGAAATTTGCGAGGAGCTGTCCCTAGTACGAGAGGACCGGGATGGACATACCACTGGTGTACCAGTTGTTTCGCCAGAAGCATAGCTGGGTAGCTAAGTATGGCATTGATAAGTACTGAAAGCATCTAAGTACGAAGCAACCCTCAAGATAAGATTTCTAAAAGAAGGTAAAGAAAATACCTTAGATAGGTCCAAGGTGTAAGTACAGTAATGTATTAAGCTAAAGGATACTAAACTTTAAATCTTGACTGGAAATATTGTTTCCTATTTGAGAGTCCTATCCCATTTTAGTAGAGCTAAAATGAAGGAAGGACCTCGTTCAGAATGTCCCAAGGTGCGAAGCAGCTTGGATGACATTTACGAACAGTTTAAGGTTCTATAATTAAATAT
This genomic window contains:
- a CDS encoding ABC transporter ATP-binding protein, with the translated sequence MLAADLFASALTTVSGLVLPLLLSYLTDWAQVGLLDAHRVVKVGIIFVITKIVEVAARYFMQSLGHIMGAKIERDMRKDVFNHLLTMDTEFFNEARIGSLMSRLTTDLFDITEFSHHVPEEILVGLIKLVLSFIVLLTINWKLALIIYAIIPIMFVVSGSKRRDFRKATLNVKRQIGEINSGVEDTLLGISVVKSFANEEIEKNKFKTNNDKFVDIKKDRYFDMAGFFMINEAFSGFMYAILIFVGGMFVVNDYISPGDLVAFTMYLNMLIATIERLINFTDVYQAGSTGIERFVEVMDLKNNIYDHDSAEELEDVRGEIEFKNVYFKYPETRENEPYVLEDINFSVDVGENIALVGPSGAGKTTISKLIPRFYDIESGSITLDGKDIRDLTLESLRDNIGIVQQDVYLFGGTVKENIRYGKDDATDQEIERAAELAGATEFIKDLPYGYDTHIGERGVKLSGGQKQRISIARVFLKNPPILILDEATSALDNKSEAIVQKSLELLSKGRTTITIAHRLSTIKNADEILVLTYEGIVERGSHKNLLDKKGIYYNLYNSNNEELFG
- a CDS encoding DnaJ domain-containing protein is translated as MKILGKIIHGLATGLGTIFNVLINIMNVIVVTFEGIRQLLFGIFIIGCSTIFIFPIIPLMLPKDVTYFILAVIFIPILGPKFISLLRYMNYTLTEWMYDRADSMITGKKVGYESISDYSNKYKYEQEQARRRAQEEAARRQQEEMNRRFEEFARNFGGYSRTYYQNTNQNYNQGYGGFNGPNDIGFKEKYERACNTLGLAYDTDIYQVKLNYRKLAKKYHPDINKNPDATEKFTKVNDAYEFLTEENIKKYKQNYM
- a CDS encoding threonine/serine exporter family protein encodes the protein MTSENITSIHDAVILSELAAEAGAIMLANGAEIYRVEDTVERIIRSQESIRDVDVFSSFNVIIISFSYKGEIHSNMRRVKTRSNNLHYVDKVNTFSREFSQGMYTLEEALLEIRNIKKSEGTKVSLKVLGATLAAGAYSILLGAGMAEILSSFIVGFLGYEFSLILEKNKLNYFVVHFFYGIFVSLLTIIINSFLPLSIDVVIISSMMAFVPGIMITNAVRDLMSGDATSGMTGSVMAILISTALALGVAVPIGILGLVK
- a CDS encoding threonine/serine exporter family protein, translated to MRYIIEFVVSIFSSIGFGLVFSMPKRALLVSGINGGIGWIIYKLVLNTTSSIYVASFLSALVIASISEIQARKFKFPASIFIIPGVINLCPGEAIYNTMRFFINNQNQNAIASFYKSVAIAGALAFGVLLASSLSTSMKKFRIRGTKRTDYLKET
- the msrA gene encoding peptide-methionine (S)-S-oxide reductase MsrA, with the translated sequence MIKEIYLAGGCFWGVEAYFKQVDGVVDTEVGYANGRTEDTNYQKVALTDHAETVHIKYDDEITSLEKLLEYLYYIIDPFSVNKQGNDIGRQYRTGVYSKDITDLEKAKDFIKNKQEKADKEIRVEVEELKNFVIAEDYHQDYLDKNPRGYCHINLNDRPNFI